The Borrelia coriaceae sequence ATGGAAAATAAACAACCTAAAGAGCTTAATACACGATGCCACAATAAATACCAACATAAATTAATAACACTAATATCAACAATTGAATATATCAATAATAAACATAAAAAATACACACAAAGCAATCTACTTTATTACTTTAATGGAAACTTAAAACGAAATGGACACAAAGAAACTACTCTTAAAACACTTCAAAAATATCTTTATAAACTAGAAAAAGAATTTCAAGTGACAATCAATTATCACAGACATTTGGGTGTTAACATGGGAACTGAAGTGCACTATAAACTCAGATACTCTAAAAAAAACTGTCATCACATAATCAACAAACATTTCAAAGATAAACAAAAAGAAAGATTTCAAAAACGAGTTAATGCTAATGTTAAAAAAACATGCGATAAAAAGGAGACTGTAGAAAAAGAGGAGTGTTTTAATAATATCTATAATAAAAAAGAAGAAAATAGAACCAAAACAAGATCAATAGAAAAATTACAAATAAAAAAATATGCAAAAAAAAGTAAAGTCAAAAACAACTTACTTTCTTCTATTTTAAATTTAAATCTTAATAAAAAAATTGCAATTGAAATATTCAAAGCAGTAAAAAGAGACGAAAATCAATCTAAAAAAAAGGCACACAACACTAAAAACAGCACTAAAACAAATTTACAAAAAATATTAAAAGACGTCAAGACTCAACTAGTAAACGCAGGATACTCTGAAGAGCAATTAACAAAAAAAATAAACGTGATATACGAGCAATATCAACACAAACCACACTTTATCATACAAAATAATAAATACAATGATTTAAATCAGATAATAGAAAATCTTAAAAAATCAGTTGAATATGTTAAATCAACGATCAAAGAAGACAAAGAAGATATTAGGAATAACATATTTAGCATACTATTTGATCAGTTAAGGTACAAAGTAAGCCATGAGATCTTAGTACCAATATTGAAAGATTATTTAAATAAACAGAATAAATTAGGGTATGCCAAGGTATTTAGTAACTATTACTATTATGAGCTTATGGAAATAATAGGGAATAATAAAGCTAATTTACAATTAGGAAAATTTGAAAAAATTACTAGTTAAGGATTGGTTATGGAAAGTATATTAGAACGCCTTAAAGAAAAGCAATTAGAAATTAAATCTAAAGAAAGAAAGCCGATCTTTGTTAAGATCGAAGCAATAGATAATAGAATGTTATATCACACAAAAATTATGATGGATTTCTATTCATTCGGAGTCGATAGAAAACAAGAGCACAAATTTTTTATTGCATTTAGAGAATTGCTTGATAAATCAAAGATAGATTGGTTTAGTTTGTTTGCATTAAAGGGTGGTGATAAATTTCTAGGAATATTCTATGGATATAGAAAGCCGATAAAGAATGTAGTAAGGAGATATGAAGAAAATGGAGTTATTAAAACAATCTCATTTTCAAAAGTTTATTATATAGAATTTAGATTTAAAAAAGGCAGTGTTTTTTGTTATGTTAAAGGAATTGCTTATTTGCTTAGAAAAGAAAAATCTCATAAAAAATATTACAATTCGCTAGTTCAAATAATGTCAAATTTAGAAAAACAAGTACATGAATTTTATGGCAAAAAGTTGCCGATTGGAGGCCTTATAAACAAATGGATAGAAAAAAATCGAAAATAATTACGATTGCAAGCCTTAAGGGAGGTGTTGGGAAAAGTACTACTTCAATAGTACTTGCAAATTTATTATCACATCAATTCAAGGTTCTATTAATTGATACAGATGATCAAGCTGCCACTACAAGTTATTATTTTGATGAATTAGAAGCACAAAACGTTGACGTTTCCAAAATAAACATAGGTGGAATTATAAAAGATGGCTTGGATATTAATAAAAGTATTATTAGTATTGATAATAACATAGATTTAATACCTAGTTATATCACTGTGGATGAATTAAATGGAGACTATTACTATAGTAATCGCCACTTACCTATTGAATTTTCATTAAAGTCAAAATTAAATTCTGTAATTAGTAATTATGATTATGTCATAATTGATACTAATCCTAAAAGGAATTTTACATTAAAGATTGCTTTAATTAGTAGTCATTGTGTAATATCTCCAATGACGGCAGAAAAATGGGCTGTAGAAGGGTTTGAAACATTGAGGGGGTTTGTAAAAGAAATAGCAGGCATACCTATTTTCATTGTTATAACAAGGTTTAAGAAAAATGTTACACATAAACAGTTAATGGAAATAGTAAGTACTAAAAATAATTTTTTAGGTACTATAAGCGAAAGAGAAGATTTAAATAAGAGAATAGGTTGTAATGAAAAATTTGATTTTACAAAAGATTATATTATTGAATATAGCAAAATATTAGATTCTGTTTTGTTAAGATTGTAAGAATTAGCAAATATAAAAGGTTCGGCATGCTGAACTTTGTTTAAAGGAGAAAAAATTATGAATAGAAAAAATCTTGATTTAAGAATCAATAAAAGAAT is a genomic window containing:
- a CDS encoding plasmid maintenance protein — encoded protein: MENKQPKELNTRCHNKYQHKLITLISTIEYINNKHKKYTQSNLLYYFNGNLKRNGHKETTLKTLQKYLYKLEKEFQVTINYHRHLGVNMGTEVHYKLRYSKKNCHHIINKHFKDKQKERFQKRVNANVKKTCDKKETVEKEECFNNIYNKKEENRTKTRSIEKLQIKKYAKKSKVKNNLLSSILNLNLNKKIAIEIFKAVKRDENQSKKKAHNTKNSTKTNLQKILKDVKTQLVNAGYSEEQLTKKINVIYEQYQHKPHFIIQNNKYNDLNQIIENLKKSVEYVKSTIKEDKEDIRNNIFSILFDQLRYKVSHEILVPILKDYLNKQNKLGYAKVFSNYYYYELMEIIGNNKANLQLGKFEKITS
- a CDS encoding DUF226 domain-containing protein → MESILERLKEKQLEIKSKERKPIFVKIEAIDNRMLYHTKIMMDFYSFGVDRKQEHKFFIAFRELLDKSKIDWFSLFALKGGDKFLGIFYGYRKPIKNVVRRYEENGVIKTISFSKVYYIEFRFKKGSVFCYVKGIAYLLRKEKSHKKYYNSLVQIMSNLEKQVHEFYGKKLPIGGLINKWIEKNRK
- a CDS encoding ParA family protein; its protein translation is MDRKKSKIITIASLKGGVGKSTTSIVLANLLSHQFKVLLIDTDDQAATTSYYFDELEAQNVDVSKINIGGIIKDGLDINKSIISIDNNIDLIPSYITVDELNGDYYYSNRHLPIEFSLKSKLNSVISNYDYVIIDTNPKRNFTLKIALISSHCVISPMTAEKWAVEGFETLRGFVKEIAGIPIFIVITRFKKNVTHKQLMEIVSTKNNFLGTISEREDLNKRIGCNEKFDFTKDYIIEYSKILDSVLLRL